The Maridesulfovibrio zosterae DSM 11974 genome window below encodes:
- a CDS encoding amino acid ABC transporter ATP-binding protein produces MQDTINIEGVHKWFDVNHVLKGVDLTVGNSDVVVVIGASGSGKSTLLRCVNRLETYTKGQISLNGDKIPSGEKEINALRSRVGMVFQHFNLFPHMSVLGNVIEGPMQVKKCPKKEAVEIGMSFLDKVGLAEKADAYPETLSGGQKQRVAIARALAMEPEVMLFDEPTSALDPELVGEVLTVMRDLADEGMTMMVVTHEMGFANEVADSVAFMDQGVILEQDSPSRLFSAPSEQRTQEFLSQIL; encoded by the coding sequence ATGCAAGATACAATCAATATTGAAGGCGTTCACAAATGGTTTGATGTAAACCATGTGCTGAAAGGTGTGGACCTGACCGTTGGCAACTCCGACGTTGTAGTGGTTATCGGGGCCAGTGGATCAGGTAAATCTACACTTCTTAGATGTGTGAACCGTCTTGAAACCTACACCAAAGGCCAGATCAGCCTTAACGGGGATAAGATCCCCAGTGGTGAGAAAGAAATCAACGCTCTGCGCAGTCGGGTGGGAATGGTTTTTCAGCATTTCAACCTATTTCCGCATATGAGTGTACTGGGCAACGTTATCGAAGGTCCCATGCAGGTTAAAAAATGCCCGAAGAAGGAAGCTGTTGAGATAGGCATGTCTTTTCTAGACAAAGTCGGTTTGGCTGAAAAAGCCGATGCTTATCCAGAGACTTTATCCGGTGGGCAGAAGCAGAGAGTGGCAATTGCCCGTGCCTTAGCAATGGAACCTGAAGTAATGCTTTTTGACGAACCTACTTCCGCTCTTGATCCAGAACTGGTCGGTGAAGTTCTTACCGTTATGCGCGATCTTGCAGATGAAGGTATGACTATGATGGTCGTGACTCATGAAATGGGGTTTGCGAATGAAGTCGCGGATTCAGTTGCTTTTATGGATCAGGGAGTGATTCTTGAGCAGGATTCTCCTTCCAGATTGTTCTCAGCTCCTTCCGAGCAGCGAACACAGGAATTTCTCTCTCAAATTTTATAA